TGCAACAGTAGGAGTTCCACTATTCAACGTATTTTGGAGCAAATTAAGGATAATACTAGCAACTCTAAACGCCGGATTCTTGTGGCCTGCCATCCTGGTGCTATTTGCAAGCGTTGTTGAAGCCGTTTATTACTTCAGATTAGTGCATAGAATCTGGTTCATGGGAACTGGTGAGAGAGCCAAAGAAGGTGTTATAGCCGGAATACTCATAGTGCTGGCAATCATCGTCGTTGCTATTGGAATTGACCCAACACCATTGTGGAATATCGTGACGAAGGCTGGGAATGATTTGTTTAATGTCGCTACCTATATTAAGAACGTTCCTCTAATGGGGGTGGGACCATGAATGAGCTCCTGCTTATAGTATTTTCACCATTAATTGCAGGATTCCTCGCCTGGTTACTAAGGGTTAAAGGAGTTAAAGAAGCTGTAGGAATTATCGGCTCTTTAATTCCTTTGATACTACTAATCAAAGCTTACCCTTCACTCTCTCAGAATAATTTAACATTCACACTCAATGTAGCAGGATTCGAAGTTGGCTTTATGCTTTCACGTCTTAGCTGGGTATTCTCCATGATAGCAGCTGTTGTTGGTTTCACGGCAATCCTGGGTATGGCATCTACGGCAAAAGATAGCTATGAATGGCTCTTTGCTTTGATGAGCCTCACTGGAGTCCTCGGAGTGTTTACTGCCAATGACCTCATAACGTTCTTTGTATTCTGGGAAGTCATGACCTTTGCCAGCTTCATGATGGTCTTCAAGTTTAACAGAGGTGCCTCACTAAAGTACTTTGTGCTTAGCATTATTGGAGCATATGCAATGCTCGTTGCGATAGGAATTATCTATGCAAAGACTGGGAGCATAACATTTGCAGATATATCCACAGCATTCTCAAAGGATGCAATGAGTAAGATGCTTGGAGGTTCTGGAATATTCACGAAAACCGAAACAATGTTGATTTATGGGCTCTTCTTGCTGGCTTTTGGAGTTAAGGCAGGAATGTTTCCACTCCACGTCTGGGCCCCAGATGCATATAGTGAGACCAATCAAAGTTATACCGCAATGTTCAGCGGAGTCCTAAGTAAGGCAGGAGTCTATGGTTTCATTCTCTTGTACGTCCTCATGTATGGAAAGCTGATAGTTGAGTTTGGGCACTTCAGAAGCGCTCCAGCGTTTGGATACATAATAGCCTTCCTAGGAGGTCTAACGATAATCGTAGGAGGTATCCTTGCGGCGTTACAAGAGGATATAAGGAAACTCTTTGCATATTCCAGTATAAGCCAGATTGGATACATCCTAGTAGGAATTGGCGTTGGAACAGCTCTAAGCATAGAGGCCGCTATCTACCACGCAATAAGCCATGCACTCTTTAAAGGGTTGTTCTTCCTTATAGTTGCTACCATTATCTA
This is a stretch of genomic DNA from Pyrococcus sp. ST04. It encodes these proteins:
- a CDS encoding proton-conducting transporter membrane subunit, which produces MNELLLIVFSPLIAGFLAWLLRVKGVKEAVGIIGSLIPLILLIKAYPSLSQNNLTFTLNVAGFEVGFMLSRLSWVFSMIAAVVGFTAILGMASTAKDSYEWLFALMSLTGVLGVFTANDLITFFVFWEVMTFASFMMVFKFNRGASLKYFVLSIIGAYAMLVAIGIIYAKTGSITFADISTAFSKDAMSKMLGGSGIFTKTETMLIYGLFLLAFGVKAGMFPLHVWAPDAYSETNQSYTAMFSGVLSKAGVYGFILLYVLMYGKLIVEFGHFRSAPAFGYIIAFLGGLTIIVGGILAALQEDIRKLFAYSSISQIGYILVGIGVGTALSIEAAIYHAISHALFKGLFFLIVATIIYRTGKTEFKDFGGLAEKMPFTFAMAFIAILSLAGIPPLVGFASKWLIFEAVIHENLPILGGMVFFGSAIGFVYLIRFTYAVWFGQRPSDIENTKDAPLPLAIAMGILGTLNVIFGVAPGLVAQELNKLFGQQIIGGNIWELDLGFGRYNGLLLTIWMTIGLLIAAIVYFLGASVRKVPVTDTYQSGNPVTMEYNLTIRRNFFLPLKEAMAFWLRISFDKLYHDIWKSMEDFAETARNYIYNGNVQAYAWYLAIILIILAAMGV